A portion of the Acidobacteriota bacterium genome contains these proteins:
- the purL gene encoding phosphoribosylformylglycinamidine synthase subunit PurL, producing MAQSFTQPKVTPELVRDHGLSPEEYERIKEILGRDPNYTELGVFSVMWSEHCSYKNSIALLKTLPRESESVLAGAGEENAGAIDIGDGLAVVFKIESHNHPSAIEPYQGAATGVGGILRDIFTMGARPIAALNSLRFGSPENPRVRYLVDGVVRGIGDYGNSFGVPTVAGEVFFDDAYTANPLINAMAVGIVKHGGLATATASGEGNPVMIVGSKTGRDGIHGATFASEELSAASQERRPAVQIGDPFTEKLLLEATLEIIERDLIVGIQDMGAAGLTCSSSEMSAKGKAGVEIHVDRVPLRETGMTPYEVLLSESQERMLVCVKKGNEDEVRRIFTKWDLDSTIIGHVTSDGLMTVKLDGRIVSQIPSDCLVLGGGAPVYHRETKRPAYIDDLASLDLDDCSLERDWDETLLAMLASPNLCHKGWVFDQYDSMVRTNTVVGPGSDAAVLRLRKTDKALAMTTDCNGRYCYLNPRLGARIAVAEAARNIVCSGGRPLAITNCLNFGNPYKPEIYYTFAEAVRGMGEACRIFDTPVTGGNVSFYNEDPERAVFPTPVIGMIGLVESRSHITTQWFKDPGDVIVLIGENREDLGASEYLHTVCGQTRGPVPSIDLQAERKMQATLLAAVQAGLVKSAHDVSDGGLAVALAESCISDREHPVGATVELDRSLRADCLLFGETQSRVILTVAADKAARLLALFDEAAVACSCIGTVGGQRLKIAGLIDLPLAALVEAYYEAMHRTMERVEQVTE from the coding sequence ATGGCGCAATCGTTCACCCAGCCGAAAGTCACGCCCGAACTGGTCAGAGATCACGGTCTTTCACCCGAAGAATACGAACGGATAAAGGAGATTCTCGGCCGCGATCCGAACTACACGGAGCTTGGTGTCTTCAGTGTCATGTGGTCGGAACACTGCTCGTACAAGAATTCCATCGCGTTGCTCAAGACCCTGCCCCGGGAGAGCGAGTCCGTTCTGGCGGGTGCCGGCGAGGAGAACGCCGGCGCCATCGACATCGGTGACGGCCTGGCGGTGGTGTTCAAGATAGAATCGCACAACCATCCGTCGGCCATCGAACCCTACCAGGGGGCGGCTACCGGCGTCGGCGGCATTCTCCGAGACATTTTCACCATGGGGGCCCGTCCCATTGCCGCTCTCAACTCGCTTCGTTTCGGCTCGCCCGAGAATCCGAGAGTGCGCTACCTGGTCGACGGGGTGGTGCGCGGGATCGGAGACTACGGCAATTCTTTCGGGGTACCCACCGTCGCCGGTGAGGTGTTCTTTGACGACGCATACACGGCCAATCCGCTGATCAACGCCATGGCCGTCGGCATTGTCAAGCACGGTGGTCTGGCCACGGCCACGGCGTCCGGCGAAGGCAACCCCGTCATGATCGTCGGTTCGAAAACCGGCCGCGACGGCATTCACGGCGCCACGTTCGCGTCGGAAGAACTCAGCGCGGCATCCCAGGAAAGACGCCCTGCCGTGCAGATAGGCGACCCCTTCACCGAGAAGCTGCTCCTGGAGGCCACTCTGGAAATCATCGAGCGCGACCTGATTGTCGGTATCCAGGACATGGGAGCCGCCGGCCTGACCTGCTCGTCCTCGGAAATGTCGGCCAAGGGCAAGGCCGGCGTTGAAATACACGTTGACCGCGTGCCGCTCCGCGAAACCGGCATGACGCCGTATGAAGTGCTTCTTTCGGAATCTCAGGAACGAATGCTGGTATGCGTCAAGAAAGGCAACGAGGACGAGGTTCGCCGCATATTCACCAAATGGGACCTGGATTCGACTATCATCGGCCACGTCACCTCGGACGGCCTGATGACCGTCAAGCTGGACGGCCGGATAGTCTCGCAGATACCGTCCGATTGCCTTGTCCTGGGCGGCGGGGCCCCGGTTTACCATCGCGAGACAAAACGACCGGCTTACATCGATGATCTGGCCTCTCTGGACCTCGACGACTGTTCTCTCGAACGCGACTGGGATGAGACCCTGCTGGCCATGCTTGCCTCTCCCAACCTCTGCCACAAGGGTTGGGTGTTCGACCAGTATGATTCCATGGTGCGCACCAACACCGTGGTCGGGCCGGGTTCCGATGCCGCGGTGCTGCGCCTGCGGAAGACCGACAAGGCGCTGGCCATGACGACCGACTGCAACGGTCGCTACTGTTACCTCAATCCGCGGCTGGGGGCCCGGATCGCGGTGGCCGAGGCCGCCCGCAACATCGTCTGCTCCGGGGGACGCCCGCTGGCCATCACCAACTGCCTGAATTTCGGCAACCCGTACAAGCCGGAAATTTACTACACTTTCGCCGAGGCGGTCCGGGGTATGGGTGAAGCCTGCCGCATTTTTGACACTCCCGTCACGGGCGGTAACGTGTCGTTTTACAACGAAGATCCGGAGCGAGCGGTATTCCCGACACCGGTAATCGGTATGATCGGGCTCGTCGAAAGCCGGTCGCATATCACCACGCAGTGGTTCAAAGATCCGGGTGACGTCATTGTACTGATCGGCGAGAACCGGGAGGACCTCGGGGCCTCGGAATACCTGCACACCGTCTGCGGCCAGACACGAGGTCCCGTCCCCTCTATCGATCTGCAGGCCGAAAGGAAGATGCAGGCAACGCTGCTTGCAGCCGTTCAGGCTGGGCTGGTCAAGTCGGCCCACGACGTCAGCGACGGCGGCCTGGCCGTCGCCCTGGCCGAATCCTGCATCTCAGACCGCGAGCATCCGGTCGGCGCCACGGTCGAACTGGACCGCTCACTGCGGGCCGACTGCCTGCTTTTTGGTGAAACGCAGTCCCGGGTTATACTGACCGTTGCCGCGGACAAGGCCGCGCGACTGCTGGCCCTGTTTGACGAGGCGGCCGTGGCGTGCTCCTGCATCGGGACGGTGGGCGGACAGCGCCTGAAAATCGCCGGGCTGATCGACCTGCCGCTGGCCGCCCTGGTGGAGGCATACTACGAGGCCATGCATCGCACCATGGAGAGGGTTGAACAGGTGACAGAGTGA